In Kitasatospora sp. NBC_00240, the following are encoded in one genomic region:
- a CDS encoding class II fructose-bisphosphate aldolase, with amino-acid sequence MPLSTTGELVAEAASSAGAVAAFNVITLEHIEAVIAAAEAAGEPVVLQLSENAVQFHGGRMHPTAAAAVSAAHRSDVPVALHLDHVKNEALLQDAADCGFSSVMFDAAHLPYQENVAATRKAVRWAHANGLWLEAELGEVGGKDGTGPLDAHAPGARTDPDEARRFVEETGVDALAVAIGSSHAMTSRDARIDNDLLHRLRLALEVPLVLHGSSGLSDQEIQRAVQGGINKVNIGTALSIAMTTAVRATLAADPSAVDPRGYLAAGRRAVTGTVTALLATVTTAASASLPVRSA; translated from the coding sequence ATGCCGCTCAGCACCACCGGCGAACTCGTCGCCGAGGCCGCCTCCTCGGCCGGCGCCGTCGCCGCCTTCAACGTCATCACCCTCGAACACATCGAAGCCGTCATCGCCGCCGCCGAGGCCGCCGGTGAGCCGGTCGTCCTCCAGCTGAGCGAGAACGCCGTGCAGTTCCACGGCGGACGCATGCACCCGACAGCCGCGGCCGCCGTGAGCGCCGCGCACCGAAGCGACGTCCCCGTAGCCCTGCACCTCGACCACGTCAAGAACGAAGCCCTGCTCCAGGACGCCGCCGACTGCGGATTCAGCTCCGTGATGTTCGACGCGGCGCACCTGCCCTACCAGGAGAACGTCGCCGCCACGCGCAAGGCCGTGCGGTGGGCCCACGCCAACGGACTCTGGCTGGAGGCCGAGCTCGGCGAGGTCGGCGGCAAGGACGGCACCGGCCCCCTGGACGCCCATGCCCCGGGAGCCCGCACGGACCCGGACGAGGCCCGGCGGTTCGTCGAGGAGACCGGCGTGGACGCGCTCGCCGTGGCGATCGGCAGCTCGCACGCGATGACCTCGCGCGACGCGCGGATCGACAACGACCTGCTGCACCGGCTGCGCCTCGCGCTGGAGGTCCCCCTCGTCCTGCACGGCTCGTCCGGCCTCTCGGACCAGGAGATCCAACGGGCGGTCCAGGGCGGTATCAACAAGGTCAACATCGGTACCGCACTGAGCATCGCGATGACCACGGCCGTACGAGCCACCCTCGCGGCCGACCCGAGCGCCGTGGACCCGCGCGGCTACCTGGCCGCCGGCCGCCGGGCCGTCACCGGCACCGTCACCGCGCTCCTGGCCACCGTCACCACGGCGGCATCGGCCTCGCTCCCCGTCCGCAGCGCCTGA
- a CDS encoding extracellular solute-binding protein, which yields MKNRILTLVTACTIGALALTACGSNGGGTSADGTVTLKLVAADYGDKASNSSKTYWDDVAQRFQAANPKIRIDVQVVNWNDIDKQVKTMIQSGNQPDILQTGGYADKVADDLLYKVDDVLSVATQANLISTFATAGQVDGVQYGIPFVSSARAFFYNKTLFAQAGITDAPKSWDDVKKDAELLKAKVPGTTPYALPLGPEEAQGESAMWELGNAGGITDTTGGYHLDSPANVETFKWLKANLVDPGLTYANPASTDRKTAFADFAAGKAAMLNGHPSLIQMAKDGKVDYGVAAIPGKDGALKSTLGVADWTMAFKKNGHKEQIKQFLDFAYTKENTLKFDELYNLMPVTQDTLKEMTTSGKHKDLEPFFALLPQASFYPLGKTSWDNVSAEIKKSIGTAVKDDPAKVLGDLQNKAKAAAADK from the coding sequence GTGAAGAACCGCATCCTCACCCTGGTGACGGCTTGTACGATCGGCGCCCTCGCGCTCACCGCCTGCGGCAGCAACGGCGGCGGCACGTCCGCGGACGGCACGGTCACCCTCAAGCTCGTCGCGGCCGACTACGGCGACAAGGCGAGCAACAGCTCCAAGACCTACTGGGACGACGTCGCCCAGCGGTTCCAGGCGGCCAACCCCAAGATCAGGATCGATGTCCAGGTCGTCAACTGGAACGACATCGACAAGCAGGTCAAGACGATGATCCAGAGCGGCAACCAGCCGGACATCCTGCAGACCGGCGGCTACGCCGACAAGGTCGCCGACGACCTCCTCTACAAGGTCGACGACGTGCTCTCCGTCGCCACCCAGGCCAACCTCATCTCCACCTTCGCCACCGCCGGCCAGGTCGACGGCGTCCAGTACGGCATACCCTTCGTCTCCTCCGCCCGGGCCTTCTTCTACAACAAGACCCTCTTCGCCCAGGCCGGCATCACGGACGCCCCCAAGAGCTGGGACGACGTCAAGAAGGACGCCGAACTGCTGAAGGCCAAGGTCCCCGGCACAACCCCCTACGCCCTGCCGCTCGGCCCCGAGGAGGCCCAGGGCGAGAGCGCGATGTGGGAGCTGGGCAACGCCGGCGGCATCACCGACACCACCGGCGGCTACCACCTCGACAGCCCGGCCAACGTCGAGACCTTCAAGTGGCTCAAGGCGAACCTCGTCGACCCCGGCCTCACCTACGCCAACCCGGCCAGCACCGACCGCAAGACCGCGTTCGCCGACTTCGCCGCCGGCAAGGCCGCGATGCTCAACGGCCACCCCTCGCTGATCCAGATGGCCAAGGACGGCAAGGTCGACTACGGCGTCGCCGCCATCCCGGGCAAGGACGGCGCACTCAAGTCCACCCTCGGCGTGGCCGACTGGACCATGGCCTTCAAGAAGAACGGCCACAAGGAGCAGATCAAGCAGTTCCTCGACTTCGCGTACACCAAGGAGAACACGCTGAAGTTCGACGAGCTCTACAACCTGATGCCGGTCACCCAGGACACCCTCAAGGAGATGACCACCAGCGGGAAGCACAAGGACCTGGAGCCGTTCTTCGCGCTGCTCCCGCAGGCCTCCTTCTACCCGCTCGGCAAGACCAGTTGGGACAACGTCTCCGCCGAGATCAAGAAGAGCATCGGCACCGCCGTCAAGGACGACCCGGCCAAGGTGCTCGGCGACCTGCAGAACAAGGCCAAGGCCGCGGCCGCCGACAAGTAG
- a CDS encoding ROK family protein: MADRPLLGECVIALDVGGTGMKGALLDRGSALLVTERWPTPRAHGPEAVVDAIVSALRSLALRAAEHGLAVRRAGVVVPGIVDTERSLAVYSANIGWRDLPLASVIEERTGLPVTLGHDVRAGALAEVRLGAARGAQDALFVAIGTGISAALVSDGRLLAAGGYAGELGHLVVEPDGRLCPCGNAGCLETVASAAGIAMAYTALSGHTVAGADEVAARLTEGDEAARAVWARAVEGLATALTAAVTLLAPEVVVLGGGLAESGDLLLGPLRARLDEKLTFHRRPHLVAAALGDRAGCLGAGLHAWDAADVMRAVPCAPAERTTHR, encoded by the coding sequence ATGGCTGACCGCCCGCTGCTCGGCGAGTGCGTGATCGCCTTGGACGTCGGCGGCACCGGCATGAAGGGGGCCCTGCTCGACCGCGGGTCGGCCCTCCTGGTCACCGAGCGGTGGCCGACCCCCCGCGCGCACGGACCGGAAGCCGTCGTCGACGCGATCGTGTCGGCCCTGCGCTCCCTCGCGCTCCGGGCCGCGGAGCACGGCCTCGCCGTCCGCCGCGCCGGTGTGGTCGTTCCCGGCATCGTCGACACCGAGCGCTCCCTCGCGGTCTACTCCGCCAACATCGGCTGGCGGGACCTGCCCCTCGCCTCGGTCATCGAGGAGCGCACCGGCCTGCCGGTCACGCTCGGCCACGACGTGCGGGCCGGCGCGCTGGCCGAAGTCCGGCTGGGCGCCGCCCGCGGCGCCCAGGACGCGCTGTTCGTCGCGATCGGCACCGGCATCTCGGCCGCCCTCGTCAGCGACGGCCGGCTGCTGGCGGCCGGCGGCTACGCGGGCGAACTCGGCCACCTCGTCGTCGAGCCGGACGGCCGGCTCTGCCCGTGCGGAAACGCCGGCTGCCTGGAGACCGTGGCGTCCGCGGCGGGGATCGCCATGGCCTACACCGCGCTGTCCGGGCACACCGTCGCCGGCGCCGACGAGGTCGCCGCGCGGCTGACCGAGGGCGACGAGGCCGCCCGGGCCGTCTGGGCGCGCGCCGTCGAGGGTCTCGCCACCGCGCTGACCGCCGCCGTCACCCTGCTCGCCCCCGAGGTCGTCGTCCTCGGCGGAGGCCTCGCGGAGTCCGGCGACCTGCTGCTCGGCCCGCTGCGGGCCCGGCTCGACGAAAAACTGACCTTCCACCGGCGACCCCACCTGGTCGCCGCCGCGTTGGGCGACCGCGCGGGCTGCCTCGGAGCCGGACTGCACGCCTGGGACGCGGCGGACGTGATGAGAGCCGTCCCCTGCGCCCCCGCCGAACGCACCACCCACCGGTGA
- a CDS encoding carbohydrate ABC transporter permease: MSPQTLDRPRTPQGRPRTAEPTVTPRPRRRFRPRTLVIAAVAWLLAAVFLLPYTQMVVTALRPADELRDGTYLPKHFAWSNFVDVWRDSTLGGNLRVTLLVAGGSTLLVLLVALPAAYYTARISFRGRKLFLLLVLVTQMFQPTSLLVGLYREFYQLNMLNSVWTLMICNAAFNLAFAIWILTAYISSIPVALEEAAMIDGLSRFQALIRVTLPLALPGVVTAVIFTFIAAWNEFVMGLTLSTVPESQPLTVGINGFIGNYTVQWNYLFAGSVVAIVPVVVLFAFIERQVVSGLTAGSVK; encoded by the coding sequence ATGAGCCCGCAGACCCTCGACCGGCCCCGCACCCCCCAGGGCCGCCCCCGCACCGCCGAACCGACCGTCACCCCCCGGCCCCGCCGCCGGTTCCGCCCGCGCACCCTGGTCATCGCGGCGGTGGCCTGGCTGCTGGCCGCCGTCTTCCTGCTGCCGTACACCCAGATGGTGGTCACCGCCCTGCGCCCGGCCGACGAGCTGCGCGACGGAACCTACCTGCCCAAGCACTTCGCCTGGTCGAACTTCGTCGACGTCTGGCGCGATTCCACCCTGGGCGGCAACCTGCGGGTCACCCTCCTGGTCGCCGGCGGGTCGACGCTGCTGGTCCTGCTGGTCGCCCTGCCGGCCGCCTACTACACGGCCCGGATCAGCTTCCGCGGACGCAAGCTGTTCCTGCTGCTCGTCCTGGTCACCCAGATGTTCCAGCCGACCTCCCTGCTGGTCGGCCTGTACCGCGAGTTCTACCAGCTGAACATGCTCAACTCGGTCTGGACGCTGATGATCTGCAACGCCGCGTTCAACCTGGCGTTCGCGATCTGGATCCTCACGGCCTACATCTCCTCCATCCCGGTCGCGCTGGAGGAGGCGGCGATGATCGACGGGCTGAGCCGGTTCCAGGCTCTGATCCGCGTCACCCTGCCGCTCGCCCTGCCCGGCGTGGTCACCGCCGTGATCTTCACCTTCATCGCGGCCTGGAACGAGTTCGTGATGGGCCTGACCCTGTCGACCGTCCCGGAGAGCCAGCCGCTCACCGTCGGCATCAACGGCTTCATCGGCAACTACACCGTCCAGTGGAACTACCTCTTCGCCGGGTCCGTCGTCGCGATCGTCCCGGTCGTGGTGCTCTTCGCCTTCATCGAGCGCCAGGTCGTCTCCGGCCTCACCGCCGGATCGGTCAAGTAG
- a CDS encoding serine/threonine-protein kinase — translation MEALDAADPRRIGQYRLLRRLGAGGMGQVYLGRTAGGRTVAVKTVHREYAADHEFRVRFRQEVSAARRVGGRWTAPVLDADTEGERPWVATAYVAGPSLAAAVREFGPLPGPAVRVLALGLAEALAAVHALGLVHRDVKPSNVLLALDGPRLIDFGITRSLDAATALTRSGFVIGSPGYLSPEQAQGLPSRPAGDVFSLGAVLAYAATGIAPFGSDTGAPVLLYRVVHEEPDLGRLLPQDPEFRELLTACLAKDPERRPAPERLLEVLAPAGGPGAGPAPHRLGGDWLPPAVAGSLARLAVELLDLDSEAEPATGGPGEVHPDGAADPSAAGGTGPLPTAPGASWPGTPGAPGAAGTPSGRFGPAEPWVSPPPPPTAAPGPWPGRPGAGTAAGVNPPAAPRTAAARLRRTLLVAVLPVVVVVGLAGWLANGWGSDTGGGSGVPPAATGPAAGSPPGSGSSSGSGAASPGRSTPAATPSATGSGADPTGQPPAGLVPAEYLGTWSGVLTSPAATLRADFRITISQGGKDDPVGSIHNNTGAGTPYCDSNALLISVGADRLVLRTAPTSGLSGCVANPARQIYTRNSEGGLHLEVDGFSGDLAAQH, via the coding sequence ATGGAGGCGTTGGACGCGGCGGATCCCCGTCGGATCGGTCAGTACCGGCTGCTCCGGCGGCTGGGCGCCGGCGGTATGGGGCAGGTCTATCTCGGCCGCACCGCGGGTGGTCGGACGGTCGCGGTGAAGACGGTGCACCGGGAGTACGCGGCGGACCACGAGTTCCGGGTGCGGTTCCGCCAGGAGGTCAGCGCGGCGCGGCGGGTGGGCGGGCGCTGGACGGCTCCGGTGCTGGACGCCGACACCGAGGGTGAGCGGCCCTGGGTCGCCACGGCCTATGTCGCAGGGCCTTCGCTCGCGGCCGCCGTACGGGAGTTCGGCCCGCTGCCCGGCCCGGCCGTCCGGGTGCTGGCGCTGGGACTCGCCGAGGCGCTGGCGGCCGTGCACGCCCTCGGGCTGGTGCACCGGGACGTCAAGCCGTCCAACGTCCTGCTGGCGCTGGACGGTCCGCGCCTGATCGACTTCGGCATCACCCGGTCCCTCGACGCGGCCACCGCGCTCACGCGGTCGGGATTCGTGATCGGCTCCCCCGGCTACCTCTCCCCCGAGCAGGCCCAGGGCCTGCCCTCCAGACCGGCCGGGGACGTGTTCTCGCTCGGGGCCGTCCTCGCCTACGCGGCCACCGGCATCGCCCCGTTCGGCTCGGACACCGGCGCGCCGGTGCTCCTCTACCGGGTGGTGCACGAGGAACCCGACCTCGGGCGACTGCTGCCGCAGGATCCGGAGTTCCGGGAGCTGCTGACCGCCTGCCTGGCCAAGGATCCGGAGCGTCGACCGGCACCGGAGCGGCTGCTGGAGGTGCTGGCCCCGGCGGGCGGGCCCGGAGCCGGACCGGCCCCGCACCGGCTCGGCGGGGACTGGCTGCCCCCGGCGGTCGCCGGCTCGCTCGCGCGCCTGGCCGTCGAGCTGCTGGACCTGGACTCCGAAGCGGAACCCGCCACGGGCGGCCCGGGCGAGGTGCACCCGGACGGCGCGGCCGACCCGTCCGCCGCCGGGGGCACCGGGCCCCTGCCGACCGCCCCGGGCGCCTCCTGGCCCGGCACCCCCGGGGCACCGGGCGCAGCGGGCACACCGAGCGGCCGTTTCGGGCCGGCGGAGCCGTGGGTCTCGCCCCCACCACCCCCCACGGCGGCCCCGGGCCCTTGGCCCGGACGGCCCGGCGCGGGCACCGCGGCCGGCGTCAACCCGCCGGCCGCGCCCAGGACTGCGGCCGCGCGACTGCGGCGCACCCTGCTCGTCGCCGTGCTGCCGGTGGTGGTCGTCGTGGGCCTGGCCGGCTGGCTCGCCAACGGATGGGGCTCCGACACGGGCGGCGGGAGCGGCGTGCCCCCGGCCGCCACCGGCCCTGCCGCGGGCAGCCCGCCCGGATCGGGGTCGAGCAGCGGGTCGGGCGCCGCCTCTCCCGGGCGGAGCACGCCTGCCGCCACCCCGTCCGCGACCGGGTCCGGGGCGGACCCGACGGGGCAGCCGCCGGCCGGCCTGGTCCCGGCCGAGTACCTGGGCACCTGGTCCGGTGTGCTCACCTCCCCGGCGGCGACGCTCCGGGCCGACTTCCGGATCACCATCAGCCAGGGCGGGAAGGACGACCCGGTGGGCAGCATCCACAACAACACGGGCGCCGGGACGCCCTACTGCGACAGCAACGCCCTGCTGATCTCGGTCGGGGCCGACCGCCTGGTGCTGAGGACCGCACCGA
- a CDS encoding aminotransferase class V-fold PLP-dependent enzyme — translation MSAAPLPLLLPDGRPAAHAWTLDPALRHLNHGSFGAVPQAAQQEQQRLRAEMDRAPVVWFPGLPRRVAAARAEIAEFLRVEVRDLALVPNASGGASVVYGNLPARPGGEVLVTDHGYGAVTMGAQRLARRWGGSVRTARVPLHATAEAACAAVLDAVTDRTALIVLDHITSATARWMPVAQVGAAARAAGIPLLIDGAHVPGLAEDPLAGLEFDAWVGNLHKFGCAPRGASALVVRSELREQLHPLIDSWGAEEPFPERFDTQGTIDATSYLAAPTALAFVERTWGWKTVRGYLHELADYAERIIGEAFTELTGESAAADVGMPVNALRLVRLPAGLATNRADADALRDRVAAELGVEVAFTSFDGIGYFRLSTHVYNTPADFEDFAERCVPVLGDWARDAAQR, via the coding sequence ATGAGTGCCGCACCGCTCCCTCTGCTGCTGCCGGACGGCCGCCCCGCCGCCCACGCCTGGACCCTGGACCCGGCCCTGCGGCACCTCAACCACGGATCCTTCGGCGCCGTCCCGCAGGCGGCGCAGCAGGAGCAGCAGCGGCTGCGGGCCGAGATGGACCGGGCGCCGGTGGTGTGGTTCCCGGGCCTGCCGCGGCGGGTCGCGGCCGCCCGGGCGGAGATCGCCGAGTTCCTGCGGGTCGAGGTGCGTGACCTGGCCCTCGTACCCAACGCCAGCGGCGGGGCCAGTGTCGTCTACGGCAACCTCCCGGCCCGGCCCGGCGGCGAGGTGCTCGTCACCGACCACGGCTACGGCGCCGTCACCATGGGCGCCCAGCGGCTGGCCCGCCGCTGGGGAGGCAGCGTCCGGACCGCGCGGGTGCCGCTCCACGCCACCGCCGAGGCAGCCTGTGCGGCGGTACTCGACGCCGTCACCGACCGGACGGCGCTGATCGTCCTCGACCACATCACCTCGGCGACCGCCCGCTGGATGCCCGTGGCGCAGGTCGGCGCGGCGGCCCGGGCGGCGGGCATCCCGCTGCTGATCGACGGGGCGCACGTGCCGGGCCTGGCCGAGGACCCGCTGGCCGGGCTGGAGTTCGACGCCTGGGTCGGCAACCTGCACAAGTTCGGCTGCGCCCCGCGCGGTGCCTCGGCGCTGGTGGTCCGCAGCGAACTCCGCGAGCAGCTCCACCCGTTGATCGACTCCTGGGGGGCCGAGGAGCCCTTCCCCGAGCGGTTCGACACCCAGGGCACCATCGATGCCACCAGCTACCTGGCGGCGCCGACCGCCCTGGCCTTCGTCGAGCGGACCTGGGGCTGGAAGACGGTCCGCGGCTACCTGCACGAGCTGGCCGACTACGCCGAGCGGATCATCGGCGAGGCCTTCACCGAGCTGACCGGCGAGAGCGCCGCCGCCGACGTCGGCATGCCGGTGAACGCCCTGCGGTTGGTCCGGCTCCCCGCCGGCCTGGCCACCAACCGCGCCGACGCCGACGCCCTGCGCGACCGGGTCGCGGCCGAGCTGGGCGTCGAGGTGGCGTTCACCAGCTTCGACGGCATCGGCTACTTCCGGCTCTCGACCCACGTCTACAACACGCCCGCCGACTTCGAGGACTTCGCCGAACGCTGCGTACCGGTCCTCGGCGACTGGGCGCGCGACGCCGCACAGCGGTGA
- a CDS encoding carbohydrate ABC transporter permease encodes MRRPGFERLGPLPWIGPAVLLILAVVVWPVYEMIHTSFQRISPSGFVRGSAGLDKYRKLFGEADLGHVLTVTVIWTVVVVAVTMITSLALAQLFNQEFPGRRLTRWALIAPWAASVLMTAIGFKWMLNQTAGVLNTAMVDLGIIDSPRDWLGDPSTAWPWMMFVAIFVSLPFTTYTLLAGLQTVPAELYEAAEVDGAGTWRTYRLITLPLLRPAFLVGVVINLINVFNSFPVIWGMTRGGPSSDTATTTVFMYQLKDTDIGESAAMSVVNFALVVIMVLLFLKVSRWNEEDNR; translated from the coding sequence GTGCGCCGCCCGGGCTTCGAACGGCTCGGTCCGCTGCCCTGGATAGGCCCGGCCGTCCTGCTGATCCTCGCCGTCGTGGTGTGGCCCGTCTACGAGATGATCCACACCTCGTTCCAGCGGATCAGCCCCAGCGGCTTCGTCCGCGGCTCGGCCGGCCTGGACAAGTACCGCAAACTCTTCGGCGAGGCCGACCTCGGCCACGTCCTGACCGTCACGGTGATCTGGACCGTCGTCGTGGTCGCCGTCACCATGATCACCTCGCTGGCCCTGGCCCAGCTCTTCAACCAGGAGTTCCCCGGACGGCGCCTCACCCGCTGGGCCCTGATCGCCCCCTGGGCCGCGTCCGTGCTGATGACCGCCATCGGCTTCAAGTGGATGCTCAACCAGACCGCCGGCGTCCTCAACACCGCCATGGTCGACCTCGGGATCATCGACAGCCCCCGCGACTGGCTGGGCGACCCGTCCACCGCCTGGCCGTGGATGATGTTCGTCGCGATCTTCGTCTCGCTGCCGTTCACCACCTACACCCTGCTCGCCGGCCTGCAGACCGTACCCGCCGAGCTCTACGAGGCCGCCGAGGTCGACGGCGCGGGCACCTGGCGCACCTACCGGCTGATCACCCTGCCGCTGCTGCGCCCCGCCTTCCTGGTCGGCGTGGTGATCAACCTGATCAACGTCTTCAACTCCTTCCCCGTCATCTGGGGCATGACGCGAGGCGGCCCGAGCAGCGACACCGCCACCACCACCGTCTTCATGTACCAGCTGAAGGACACCGACATCGGCGAGAGCGCGGCCATGTCGGTGGTCAACTTCGCGCTGGTCGTCATCATGGTGCTGCTCTTCCTCAAGGTCAGCCGCTGGAACGAGGAGGACAACCGATGA
- the glpX gene encoding class II fructose-bisphosphatase: MHPAGPRPDRNLALELVRITEAAALAAGRFVGRGDKNGADGAAVAAMRSLFATVAVRGVVVIGEGEKDQAPMLFNGEHVGDGSGPPCDVAVDPIDGTTLTAKGMDNAIAVLAVADRGTMFDPGAVFYMDKLVTGPQAAEVVDITAPAAVNIRAVARAKGVPVGDITVVVVDRPRHAGLVKDIREAGARIKLIADGDVAGAVMAARADSGVDLLLGIGGTPEGVIAACAVRCTGGVIQGRLRPKDAAERHRAREAGHDLTRVLTTTDLVRGDNVFFAATGITNGDLLPGVRYRSESATTSSLVMRSRTGTIRRIDAEHSLPR; the protein is encoded by the coding sequence CTGCACCCGGCCGGACCGCGGCCGGACCGCAACCTCGCCCTGGAACTGGTCCGGATCACCGAGGCGGCCGCACTGGCCGCCGGCCGGTTCGTCGGGCGCGGTGACAAGAACGGCGCCGACGGCGCGGCGGTCGCGGCGATGCGCTCGCTGTTCGCCACCGTCGCCGTGCGGGGCGTCGTCGTCATCGGCGAGGGCGAGAAGGACCAGGCCCCGATGCTGTTCAACGGCGAGCACGTCGGCGACGGCAGCGGCCCGCCCTGCGACGTCGCGGTCGACCCGATCGACGGCACCACACTCACCGCCAAGGGCATGGACAACGCGATCGCCGTCCTGGCGGTCGCCGACCGGGGCACCATGTTCGACCCCGGCGCCGTCTTCTACATGGACAAACTCGTCACCGGCCCACAGGCCGCCGAGGTGGTCGACATCACCGCACCGGCCGCCGTGAACATCCGGGCGGTGGCCAGGGCCAAGGGCGTCCCGGTCGGCGACATCACCGTCGTCGTGGTCGACCGCCCCCGGCACGCCGGCCTCGTGAAGGACATCCGCGAGGCCGGCGCCCGCATCAAGCTCATCGCCGACGGGGACGTGGCAGGCGCCGTCATGGCCGCCCGGGCGGACAGCGGCGTCGACCTGCTGCTGGGGATCGGCGGCACCCCGGAGGGCGTCATCGCCGCCTGCGCCGTCCGCTGCACGGGCGGCGTGATCCAGGGCCGCCTCCGGCCCAAGGACGCCGCCGAGCGCCACCGGGCCCGGGAGGCCGGGCACGACCTCACCCGGGTACTCACCACGACCGACCTCGTACGGGGCGACAACGTGTTCTTCGCCGCCACCGGCATCACCAACGGCGACCTCCTCCCCGGGGTCCGCTACCGCAGCGAGAGCGCGACCACCAGCTCCCTGGTCATGCGCTCCCGGACGGGCACGATCCGCCGGATCGACGCCGAGCACAGCCTGCCGCGCTGA